A single Pedobacter sp. PACM 27299 DNA region contains:
- a CDS encoding PepSY-like domain-containing protein — MKNRLLLALALLFSGFSYAQDIPAKDVPLEVRNSLKKAFPNATKVDWELKGDLYNADFDIGKRDHEVWFNNKGVIVRHKKEIRAKELPVAVSNVIKKNYSGYRIDDVDQFEEGKVLLYKVELKKVGEEKKVVFDAKGNVVNRII, encoded by the coding sequence ATGAAAAATAGACTATTACTAGCCCTGGCCCTGTTGTTTTCAGGCTTCAGTTATGCACAGGATATTCCTGCAAAAGATGTCCCTTTAGAGGTGCGAAATTCCTTGAAGAAAGCATTCCCTAATGCCACGAAGGTAGATTGGGAATTGAAAGGAGATTTATACAATGCAGATTTTGATATCGGTAAACGTGATCATGAAGTCTGGTTCAATAATAAAGGTGTAATCGTTAGGCATAAAAAAGAAATCAGAGCGAAGGAGCTGCCTGTAGCGGTATCTAATGTCATCAAGAAAAACTATAGTGGCTATAGAATTGATGATGTAGATCAGTTTGAAGAAGGAAAAGTACTGCTTTATAAGGTGGAGCTTAAAAAAGTAGGAGAAGAAAAGAAAGTAGTTTTTGACGCAAAAGGAAATGTAGTCAATAGAATCATATAG
- the lspA gene encoding signal peptidase II, whose protein sequence is MKKRKFSGLAGKVLILVIILLNVGCDQISKSIVREQVDYYENIKVFSNYVTLTKVENSGAFLSMGDALHSGIKFVFLLLLPVAVLIAGIYFVMSRKDLSPVLIFGICCVIGGGIGNLYDRIIYGSVTDFLHIDFIVFQTGIFNVADLSIMAGMSLIIFDSLHKRKMAAKLRPEA, encoded by the coding sequence ATGAAAAAAAGAAAATTTAGTGGTCTGGCGGGAAAGGTACTGATCTTAGTAATTATATTGTTAAATGTCGGTTGTGATCAGATTAGCAAGTCTATCGTAAGAGAACAAGTGGATTATTATGAAAATATAAAGGTTTTCAGTAATTATGTGACCCTGACTAAAGTGGAGAATTCTGGCGCTTTTTTGAGTATGGGTGATGCCCTGCATTCCGGAATTAAATTTGTCTTTTTACTGCTGCTGCCGGTTGCCGTATTAATCGCTGGTATTTATTTTGTCATGAGCAGGAAAGACCTCAGCCCCGTATTGATATTTGGTATTTGCTGCGTGATTGGCGGTGGGATAGGTAATTTATACGACAGGATCATTTACGGATCCGTTACTGATTTTCTTCATATCGATTTCATTGTATTTCAGACCGGTATTTTTAATGTGGCTGACTTGTCTATTATGGCCGGGATGTCATTGATCATCTTCGATTCCCTTCATAAAAGAAAAATGGCCGCTAAACTTCGTCCTGAGGCATAA
- a CDS encoding TlpA family protein disulfide reductase produces MKSFFFSLLFISFSIGAFAQGLATGSTLPKAVFYKENGATFSTDQIPGGKRSLIMFFDATCEHCQKVAGNLSKNTKEISNVNLYLVSQDVFRSINYFVDTFAKPLRGMKNVITLQDKDYVFIPLFHPKQYPSLYLYGADKKLILFSSNEKDLPKFLALMK; encoded by the coding sequence ATGAAATCATTTTTCTTTTCCCTGCTATTCATTTCATTTTCAATTGGCGCATTTGCCCAGGGCCTGGCAACAGGATCAACACTCCCTAAAGCTGTTTTTTACAAAGAAAATGGCGCAACTTTCTCTACTGATCAAATTCCAGGAGGAAAAAGATCATTGATCATGTTTTTTGATGCTACCTGTGAACATTGCCAGAAAGTGGCCGGAAACCTAAGCAAAAACACCAAAGAAATCTCCAATGTAAACTTATATCTGGTATCACAGGATGTATTTCGTTCCATTAATTACTTCGTGGATACTTTTGCCAAGCCTTTAAGAGGCATGAAAAACGTAATTACCCTACAGGATAAAGACTATGTATTCATTCCACTATTCCACCCGAAACAATATCCATCTTTATACTTGTACGGAGCAGATAAAAAACTAATCCTATTCTCCAGCAATGAAAAAGATTTACCAAAATTTCTGGCCTTAATGAAATAA
- a CDS encoding prolyl oligopeptidase family serine peptidase: MEDDRSEETKLWVEAQNAVTKAYLAKIPYRNDIKERLKKLMNYEKYSQPFKEGGYTYYYKNTGLQNQSVLYRQKEGGAPEVFLDPNTFSKDATSSMAGISFSKDGSMVAYQVSDGGSDWTRVIVLKASDKSIVGETLTDVKFSGIAWQGNTGFYYSSYDKPAEGSQLSGLTQYHKLYFHQLGTAQKDDQLIFGGDQTPRRYIGAGLTEDEHYLIISAANSTSGNELYLKNLKAKDGKIIPVVANFDKNHSIIDNIGSKLFIYTNLNAPNGRVVTVDAAQPGVENWKELIKETENVLSAATGGGKLFADYIKDAVSMVLQYDMNGKLEHEIKLPGLGTAGGFGSKKTDKELYYTFTSYVYPATIFKYTIATGKSEVYKKSGVDFDPSNYESKQVFYPSKEGTKVPMILTYKKGIVLDGKNPTVLYGYGGFNVSLTPAFSTANIVLMEQGGIYAVANLRGGGEYGEKWHLAGTKMQKQNVFDDFIAAGEYLIANQYTSKDYLASMGGSNGGLLVGATLAQRPDLFKVAFPAVGVMDMLRYHKFTAGAGWSYDYGTAEDSKEMFEYLYKYSPVHALKPGVKYPATLITTADHDDRVVPAHSFKFAATLQKDQAGDAPILISIQTNAGHGAGKPTDKAIEEIADRWSFLFYNMGINYKK; the protein is encoded by the coding sequence TTGGAAGACGACCGATCGGAAGAGACTAAACTATGGGTGGAGGCTCAAAATGCGGTAACCAAAGCATATCTGGCGAAAATCCCTTATAGAAACGACATTAAAGAGCGCCTGAAAAAGCTGATGAATTATGAAAAGTATTCTCAGCCATTTAAAGAAGGGGGGTATACTTATTATTATAAAAATACAGGCTTACAAAACCAGAGTGTACTTTATCGTCAGAAGGAAGGTGGAGCACCAGAAGTTTTTCTTGATCCGAATACTTTTTCAAAAGATGCAACCAGCTCAATGGCGGGGATCAGCTTTTCAAAAGATGGAAGTATGGTGGCTTACCAGGTGTCGGATGGCGGTTCAGACTGGACGAGAGTGATTGTATTGAAAGCAAGTGATAAATCTATAGTTGGAGAAACTTTGACAGATGTGAAGTTTTCCGGCATTGCCTGGCAAGGAAATACAGGTTTTTACTACAGCAGTTATGATAAACCTGCGGAGGGCAGCCAGCTGTCCGGATTAACACAATATCATAAATTATATTTCCATCAGCTGGGGACTGCACAAAAGGACGATCAATTGATCTTTGGAGGTGATCAAACCCCAAGACGTTATATTGGAGCCGGTTTGACGGAAGATGAGCATTACCTGATCATTTCTGCTGCAAACTCTACCTCTGGAAATGAATTATACCTTAAAAACCTGAAGGCAAAAGATGGAAAGATCATTCCTGTAGTCGCTAACTTTGATAAGAACCACAGTATTATTGATAACATTGGCAGCAAGTTATTCATCTATACCAATCTGAATGCACCGAATGGTCGTGTCGTGACGGTAGATGCTGCTCAGCCTGGTGTTGAAAACTGGAAAGAGCTGATCAAAGAAACAGAAAATGTATTGAGTGCTGCTACTGGAGGTGGAAAACTATTTGCCGATTACATAAAAGATGCGGTATCTATGGTATTGCAATATGATATGAATGGGAAGCTGGAACATGAAATCAAGCTTCCTGGACTGGGAACAGCCGGTGGTTTTGGCAGTAAAAAAACAGATAAAGAATTGTATTATACGTTCACTTCTTACGTCTATCCTGCAACCATCTTTAAATATACGATCGCAACGGGCAAATCTGAGGTTTACAAGAAATCAGGAGTAGATTTTGATCCTTCAAATTACGAGTCTAAGCAAGTGTTCTACCCTTCAAAAGAAGGGACAAAAGTACCAATGATCCTTACTTATAAAAAAGGAATCGTGCTGGATGGCAAAAATCCTACTGTTTTATACGGATATGGAGGTTTCAATGTCAGTCTGACTCCTGCATTTAGTACAGCCAATATTGTGCTGATGGAGCAAGGTGGTATTTACGCCGTAGCGAATTTGCGTGGCGGTGGTGAATATGGAGAGAAATGGCACCTGGCAGGAACGAAAATGCAAAAGCAAAATGTGTTTGATGATTTTATTGCTGCGGGAGAATACCTGATTGCTAATCAATATACGTCAAAAGATTACCTGGCTAGCATGGGTGGTTCAAATGGCGGTTTGCTGGTTGGTGCTACATTGGCACAGCGCCCTGACTTGTTCAAAGTGGCTTTCCCTGCGGTAGGCGTAATGGATATGCTTCGTTACCATAAATTTACAGCAGGAGCAGGATGGAGTTATGACTATGGTACCGCTGAGGATTCAAAAGAGATGTTTGAATACCTGTATAAATATTCGCCGGTTCATGCTTTAAAACCTGGTGTTAAATATCCTGCAACGCTGATTACCACTGCAGACCATGACGATCGCGTTGTTCCTGCACACTCTTTTAAATTTGCTGCAACTTTACAAAAGGATCAGGCGGGTGATGCCCCGATTTTAATCAGCATACAGACCAATGCCGGTCATGGTGCAGGGAAACCAACTGATAAAGCAATTGAAGAAATAGCCGACAGGTGGTCTTTCTTATTTTACAACATGGGAATTAATTATAAAAAATAA
- a CDS encoding (deoxy)nucleoside triphosphate pyrophosphohydrolase, producing MIEVCCAIIVNEEGQVLVTQRSAMMSMPLKMEFPGGKIEPGETAEDGLIREIQEELDITIEIISQQPGSAHHYPEFSILLLPFVCRIVAGTIRLREHAAYAWMAPSDLLNCDWAEADVPIVQQYLAI from the coding sequence ATGATTGAAGTTTGCTGTGCAATTATTGTAAATGAAGAGGGGCAGGTTCTAGTGACCCAGCGAAGTGCGATGATGTCTATGCCCTTGAAAATGGAATTCCCAGGTGGTAAAATAGAACCTGGTGAAACTGCGGAAGATGGCCTGATCAGGGAAATACAAGAAGAACTGGACATCACTATAGAAATTATCTCCCAGCAACCAGGTTCAGCACATCATTATCCCGAATTTTCTATTCTCCTGCTTCCTTTTGTTTGCCGCATTGTGGCTGGAACTATACGATTAAGAGAGCATGCGGCTTATGCTTGGATGGCGCCCTCAGATTTACTAAATTGCGATTGGGCCGAAGCGGATGTACCCATTGTTCAGCAGTATCTGGCCATATAA
- a CDS encoding YybH family protein, with protein sequence MSSVSFFKRQEEEAIRLSRMDSNMAISNQDVAGVAKYWMDDIVVISGEGGQYLGKPKLLKAWKEMFASKPPLFERIPSSIVIGDSGILAWETGAWSYKTEPFRGNYSAMWRKINGVWLTQSELFVSLD encoded by the coding sequence ATGAGTTCAGTATCATTTTTTAAAAGACAAGAAGAAGAAGCCATCCGCCTATCCAGGATGGACTCAAATATGGCCATCTCTAACCAGGATGTTGCAGGAGTTGCTAAATATTGGATGGATGATATCGTGGTGATCTCTGGTGAAGGTGGACAGTACTTAGGCAAACCAAAATTGCTGAAAGCCTGGAAAGAAATGTTTGCAAGTAAACCGCCATTATTTGAACGCATTCCTTCGTCCATTGTAATTGGCGACAGTGGGATTTTAGCCTGGGAAACTGGAGCCTGGAGTTATAAAACAGAACCATTTAGAGGTAATTATTCTGCCATGTGGCGCAAAATAAATGGGGTATGGTTGACACAGTCGGAACTTTTTGTTTCTCTGGACTAA
- a CDS encoding outer membrane beta-barrel family protein, with amino-acid sequence MKILIAVILTAWLSTAQILAFSQAPAATRLSGTGRISGKIMKDANAPFDLATVALFNVQDSSLLKSTFTEQDGKFSFEQLPKGSYQLRISAMGYQNLQSAVVILQESNSNVVLPALILLGATKDLKEVAIIGKKAFIERKIDRTVVNVDALIANAGTTALDVLEKSPGVMVDQNGLISLKGKQGVAVFIDGKPSYLSGADLENYLKSMPSSSLDQIELMTNPPAKYDAAGKGGVINIKTRKSNQTGWNGGLNLGYTQGELPRSNNSFNMNFRKDKLNFFANLSQNYQNNFTDLDLFRKYKNEDGSTQSFFEQNSYIRRKANTLNGKIGMDYYQSEKTTWGVVLTGMNRSGNQTTDNVSQLLNAGRGLDSVVKALSKEKESFKNLGFNLNYRHDFDKNGQQIAMDADYLVYNTNNRQQIFNSSYLPDQSLKSQDILHGALPANIKIYSLKADYTKPLKNNWKIDAGLKSSYTKTDNVGDYSYTIGDITRPDYQKSNHFIYKENINSGYMNLSRESGKWSIQLGLRAENTNSDGHQLGNLLKPDSAFNRNYTSLFPTAYLSYKLDTLGNNQIGLNYGRRIDRPYFQDLNPFISPLDKFTYYEGNPFLNPSFTNSIELSHTFKNKVTTALSYSDTKDEVNETIEIRDGIYYSRPGNIGRKIVKSLSVNSGLDLFPGLSWQFYGELTNINAKSNDFYSGALHTKGTFFFTKSSFQFKIGETWTAECSGSYSSKITDVQFVIGEMYQFNAGLQKKLSPSSTIKINGNDLFYTKIVNGKINNLASVEAGWRNRSDSRNVVVSYSYRFGKTFSDLKKHKNTGAEAEQNRVKN; translated from the coding sequence ATGAAAATATTGATCGCGGTAATTCTGACCGCATGGCTGAGTACTGCCCAAATTTTAGCTTTTTCCCAAGCGCCCGCTGCAACCAGATTATCAGGAACGGGGCGTATTTCAGGTAAAATAATGAAAGATGCGAATGCGCCTTTTGACCTGGCAACAGTGGCCTTGTTTAACGTACAGGACAGTAGTCTTTTGAAAAGTACGTTTACAGAACAGGATGGTAAGTTTTCTTTTGAACAGTTACCAAAAGGAAGTTATCAATTGAGAATCTCCGCCATGGGTTATCAAAACCTCCAGAGCGCAGTGGTGATTTTGCAGGAAAGCAATTCCAATGTTGTACTTCCGGCATTAATCCTGTTGGGCGCTACAAAAGACCTCAAAGAGGTAGCCATTATTGGGAAAAAGGCTTTTATTGAGCGCAAAATTGATCGAACCGTGGTCAATGTAGATGCTTTAATTGCCAATGCGGGGACCACTGCCTTGGACGTACTGGAGAAATCGCCAGGAGTAATGGTGGATCAGAATGGTTTGATCAGTTTAAAAGGAAAACAAGGAGTAGCGGTATTTATCGATGGTAAACCCAGTTATTTATCGGGTGCAGATCTGGAAAATTACCTGAAGTCCATGCCATCTTCTTCATTAGATCAGATTGAGCTGATGACCAATCCTCCTGCAAAGTATGATGCTGCAGGAAAAGGTGGAGTGATCAATATTAAAACGCGTAAAAGTAACCAGACAGGCTGGAATGGAGGATTAAATCTGGGATATACACAAGGTGAACTGCCAAGAAGTAACAATAGTTTTAATATGAATTTTCGAAAAGATAAGTTGAATTTTTTCGCCAATCTAAGTCAGAATTACCAAAATAATTTCACTGATCTGGATTTATTCCGCAAGTATAAAAATGAGGATGGCAGCACTCAATCTTTTTTTGAACAAAACAGTTATATCCGTAGAAAGGCCAATACTTTAAACGGGAAAATTGGGATGGACTATTACCAATCGGAGAAAACAACCTGGGGAGTGGTGCTAACTGGCATGAACAGATCTGGAAATCAAACGACAGATAATGTAAGTCAGCTTTTAAATGCCGGAAGGGGATTAGATTCGGTAGTTAAAGCACTCAGTAAAGAAAAAGAAAGCTTTAAAAATTTGGGTTTTAACTTGAATTATCGCCATGATTTTGATAAAAATGGTCAGCAAATTGCGATGGATGCCGATTACCTGGTATACAATACCAATAACCGTCAGCAGATCTTTAATTCTTCTTACCTGCCTGATCAAAGCTTGAAATCTCAAGATATCCTTCATGGAGCATTACCTGCTAATATCAAAATATATTCCCTGAAAGCAGATTATACAAAGCCACTGAAAAATAATTGGAAGATAGATGCGGGCTTGAAGTCAAGCTATACCAAGACAGATAATGTGGGAGATTACAGTTACACGATTGGCGATATTACCAGACCTGATTATCAAAAGAGCAATCATTTTATTTATAAGGAGAACATCAACTCGGGTTACATGAACCTGAGCAGGGAAAGTGGAAAATGGTCCATACAATTGGGATTAAGGGCAGAAAACACCAATTCTGATGGCCATCAATTGGGCAATCTTTTGAAGCCAGACTCTGCTTTCAATAGAAACTATACCAGTCTTTTTCCTACAGCCTACTTATCTTATAAACTGGATACATTAGGAAACAACCAGATTGGTTTAAATTATGGAAGAAGAATAGACCGTCCTTATTTTCAAGACCTGAATCCATTTATTTCTCCATTGGATAAGTTTACTTATTATGAAGGCAATCCTTTCCTGAATCCCTCTTTTACCAATAGTATCGAGCTTTCTCATACCTTCAAAAATAAAGTGACTACTGCTTTGAGCTACAGTGACACGAAAGATGAAGTGAATGAAACCATAGAGATTCGGGATGGGATTTATTACAGCAGGCCTGGAAATATTGGCAGGAAGATCGTGAAAAGCCTAAGCGTAAATTCGGGCTTGGATTTGTTTCCCGGGCTTTCCTGGCAGTTTTATGGCGAATTGACCAATATCAATGCAAAAAGTAATGATTTTTACAGTGGTGCCCTGCACACAAAGGGTACTTTCTTTTTCACAAAGAGTAGTTTTCAATTTAAAATTGGAGAAACCTGGACGGCGGAATGTAGTGGATCTTATAGTTCCAAGATTACTGATGTGCAGTTTGTCATAGGGGAGATGTACCAGTTTAATGCGGGCCTGCAAAAGAAATTATCTCCGAGTTCAACGATTAAAATCAATGGTAATGACCTCTTTTATACTAAGATCGTCAACGGAAAGATCAATAATCTGGCTTCCGTAGAAGCGGGCTGGCGCAACCGTTCAGATTCTAGAAATGTGGTGGTTAGTTACAGCTATCGTTTTGGAAAGACCTTTTCTGACTTAAAAAAACATAAAAATACTGGAGCAGAAGCGGAACAGAATAGAGTGAAAAATTAA